The DNA sequence TCAAGAAGCAGAATCTCCGGCTTAATCATCAAAGCCATAGCGATCAATACTCTGTGCCTTGTTCCATCACTAAGCTGCACAGGGAGCATGTCCATAATATCCATCGGCAATCCGAGATGGTTGAATATCCTTTCTACATCCGAACGATCGTATTTCCCGCCATTAAAGAGTTTCTTTATCTGGAATTCCACCGAATATCTTGGTTTCAAAATATTCATTGAATCTTGCCTGACATATATCCTCTTTTTCCTGAAATTCAAATAGTTATCCATTGAAAATATACTTTCGCCTTTATAGAAAATATCACCACTACTTCTTAAAAGTTCTCCAGTTATTGCCCTGAGCAATGTGGTCTTTCCCGATCCGATCTCGCCTATTATACCAACGATCTCACCTTTATTCACATAAAGATTGATATCTTTCAAGATTTCAGTATAGTCATTCTCACTTTTATATCCACAGCTGAGGTTTTGAATCTGGAGTTCAGGTGAAAATTTACTTTTAGATTCACTGATCTCCATTTCCATGTTCCTCGTCTACAAGATTTACTGATTTTCCTGCTCTTTCCATTAATTTAGGTTTCCTCGACTTCATTCTCAATGCATAGTATATACAGAATACCGTATAAATAACAATAGCCACAACTGCTTCTGCTACTGGATAAACGAAAGTAACGGCGCTTTCATAAAGAACAAATATGAAAATAATCGTAGCTATGACAGGGAAAGCATAATGTGATATTCCATGAATTATAAAATCAAATGCACCCGTGTGCTTTTCCTTAAGTCTTCTGAATAAAGTTATTACGCTTGTGTTTAGGAGTACGTGTGTTATTATTAACCCCCCTAAGGCCATGGTGGTGAGGAAATCAAAAGAACTTTCCAGGGCGCTAACGACATTGCTGCTCGTTGCGCTACTGAAGATCAAAGATGAAACCGGGATGCCTGCTCCGGCCGTTACAAGAAAGGTTGCAACCACAGCAACAACGGAGGACACGATAGCAACAAACCATAGTGCATTTGATGGTGTCGTATATTTCTTATGGATTTTTGAGAAAAATGATGGAAGGATGCCATCTCTCCCCATCGCAAAATAAACCCTACCAGCATTGGCCTGCATAGCAACCGAATCCGAAAAGGCTGAGTTAAAAGCAACTAGGGTGAACATGACCCCTCCGATCACGCCAGTGTAAGCCACTGCAACAAGAACGCCAGGGATTGTCTGTTTCAAAAATCCATTGATTAATGGGACAGAGGTTCCCCAACCAACTATCTGGGCGTATGCCACTTCAGTAAGGACAAGCCCCACCATCAGAAGACCTACAGTCAGAGACCTTGTTATGGCTTTAGGATGATTGGCCTCCTCACCAAGTGGTGCAGATCCTCCATACCCAATGAAACTTGTGAGGCCGAAGACCATCCCCAATCCGATCCCCGCAAAGACACCACCGTTCGGAGCGAACAGCGAGTTGAATTGTGGCCATGCATATGGGTTAAACACGTTTATCGTGTTATCCGGCGCCTTGATGATTTCTATTGCAGATATTACGGCCAAAAATATCAATTCAAAAAATGATGCAAACTTTATGTACTTCATCTGTGGCCTGATACCGACTATAGCTATGGCGATCGGCACTATTATCACCACCAGGATGAACGGTATCCATATCCAGGCGGGCATTCCAAAATGCAGGAAATATTCTACCGCACCGGGAAGAAAAACTCCGGCAACGAAAACTGGTATTGCTGCAGTACTTACTATCTGGTACATCGGATACATCAGCCCAGCGGTGACTGCAGGAACTGGTCCGTAGGCATGTGCAATGTATCCATAATAACCGCCTGCGCTTGCATGTCTCTTTGAGAGATGGTAAAGTGTATTCACCTCGAGGAACATGGTTAAGGTAGCAACTAGGAAGGCAAGAGGAGTTAGGATCATAGCGAAAGCAGCAGATGAAACGACAAATGCAACGGAGTCGCATGCTGGTGCCATTGCGGCAATCTCTTCAGCAATTGCCCCCCATGTTCCTACCTCTCCTTTCTTGAGCCTGTACACTTTCGTTTCTCCGACATAATCATCGTCTTCTTTAACAACGTTTCTCTGTTCCATTTGGTCCAACCTTTGATTATTAATTAGTGTAATATTTATGTGATTAGTATATACCTAATATAGTGATTGTATTTAAAACTTATTTGAACATAACTAAGAAGCATGTCTCTCAACGAGGATTGATCTTAAGTTCAGAATTCGAGCATTTATAGCCAGTTCTTGAGTTCATAAGAGGCTAAAAAAAGATCATTCAATTTCCCATGGTTCTAAATTAGCAAGTCCGTAAGTAAATAAATATGATTCAGTTACAGATGTTATGGAAAAATCATTAATACTTGAAAAATGGGAACTTGAGAGTGACGAGCTTAAAGATAACTCTCTCGGGGATCCTGCAAGACGCGAAAACTACATACTCTATCCAGAAAAAAATGAAAATCTCCCGATCGTAATATTCCTTCCGGGAATGATGGGAACATCTATCGGGGCCTTGCTTAATTATGACCCATTTTCAGAGAATCTTAACGCAAGGATAAACCGGCTTTATTCCTCAGGAATATTGAAGGGAAGCATATTCGTGTTTCCTGATGTAGAATCCAGCGTCGGAGGATGTCAGTACCTGAACTCAAGCGTAGCTGGAAACTATGAAAATTACATAGTGAAAGAAATGATCCCCCAACTGAAAGAAAGATTCAAGTCCGATTCTGTTGGTGTTCTTGGGAAATCTTCGGGCGGATACGGATCAATAACTCTTGGGATGAAGCATCCAGATGTAATAAATGCGGTTATGGATCATTCTGGTGATGCCTATTTCGAGTATTGCTATCTTCCCGACTTTCCCAAGGCAAGGAAGGAAATAGAGAAATATGGAACTGCAGAGAAATGGTTCCAAAATTATTTAAAGAAGAATAACAGAAAACTTGCGGTCGATATGGACGTTCTGAACATAGTGGCCATGTCTGCTTTTTACTCCTCGCATGAGGGCGTTATTCAGCTTCCATTTGACATTTACAGCGGGGAGATCCTGGATAAAGTCTGGGATCGATGGCTGGAAAATGATCCAGTCAGGATGCTCAACAGGTACTCCGAAAGCCTTGAGAAAATGAAATTTGTTGGCATTGACGTCGGCCTTAATGACCAGTTTAATCTACTTTTGGGCTCAAGGATAATGCACAGGGAACTGGAGAAGAAAAAAATAACGCACTTCTATGAGGAATTTGAGGATACACATTTCAACATACAGTACCGGTATGATATTTCTATTCCGAAAATGGAGGCATCTTTGTTAACGGGCGAATGATAAATGCTCAAGATTATGCGATCTGCCGTATCGGACGAGGCGATCTTGAAGCGAGGGTGAGGGCCAATATCGATACTGCAAGACACGCGAATGATATTAGGAAGACGATGATCATTCCGCTTCCAGTGATTATAAAGCCTATGATATTTCCAGCTATAAAGCCACCAAGAAACTGACCTGTATGCTGGAAAGTGTTGAAGAACCCAATATTTGCACCGTATTCATCCAATCTTGAAAATCTTATGACGAGCGGAGGAAAAACAATCTCGTACATTGAATAGCCAATGAAAAATAAAAATGCACCTATTTCCAGAGGATATAAATTCCTGTATATCTCAGTAATAGGAAAAATGAGGATTGTGGATAGCAGCACAGCAGAAATAGAGATAACAGGATATTTTATCCCTTTTGACTTTTCGTATAGCCCTGCGAGTGCCACTGAGATGGCACCACCTATCAGTGCAGGAATAAATAGTGCAAGTATGAAATTCGAGTGCGTGAATATCGTCGTTAGCACAACCTGGAAATAATAAAAGAACTCGATCATTATGAATGAAACAAAGAAACCGGCAATGCCTATTGATATTGTTCTTGTATTCACGATGCTGACCCTGAACTTTTCTGCCCTTCTCATTACTGGTGCCTTCAGTGGGATCATTATGATGATGGATATCAGCCCAAGAATAACAGAGACCAGAAACACGTCTCTCAGCCCTATGTAGTATCCTATTGTTGGGCCTGCAAGAAGCCCAAGAAGAAACGCAAGGCCGACAGGTATCCCAAGTAGAGCCATAGCTGTATTCCTCTTGTTCTCTGGAACGCTTTCCTGAACAAGAGAAACTCCGGCAGATCCAACGGCTCCAGCCCCAGCTATGAATCTTCCTATTATCAGGACATAAATATCTGGATATATGAAGCAAATAAGATTTCCGACGATGTATGGGATCATAGCGATCATAATTGTAGATTTTCTTCCTATCCTGTCGGAGAGCCTGCCAAAGACAAATTGAAACAGAGCCATTGCCAGACCATAAATGCCAAAGGCGAGGGCAACAAGAAAAGGAGAATTGCTTATGGAATGTGCGTAAATTTCAAGTACAGGGAGAATCATGAATATGCCGAAGAGGCGCACAATCTCTATCAGGCCGATTGTGCCTATTACATATTTTTGCCTACCGTTGAACCCCCCTAACACGGTGCAGAATATCGCCCCATTGTATAAAAGACAATTAATCCTAAGGTATACTGGTAGGGTTAATTACTTACAATTTTTGAGCAAGAAAGCTCCGATCTTTAGAGAGAAGAGCATGCCAGCGTTCAGAATATCCTGAAAAAATCCTCCTCCAGTTTATAAAGAAACTCCTCCACAAAGTAGCTTCCAATAAGTCTCCTTATGAAGGGTCTTGGTGGTGCAAAGGTCCTTGGGCTCGGTTTCAGTTTAAGCTCTTTGCCTAATGCATCCATTGCATTCCCAAAGTCCCCTATTTCATCTATCAAGCCATTTTCTTTCGCGTCTATAGAGGAAAATATCTCCCCTGTCGCAATCTTGTCTATTTGTTCTCTAGCAAGTTTCCTGCTCGCCATGACCTCATCCCGGAATATAGAGAACATATGGTTCATGATCCTCTCATATTTCGCGTCCATCTCTTTATTGGATTGAGAGAACGGAGAAAGCATGTCCTTGTATTTCCCGACCTTCATGATCCTGACGTCAACACCAATTTTTTTCATGAGCTCCCTCACGTTGGGAACTATGCTTATCACACCTATGGATCCGACAAGGGACGTGTCAAGAGCATAGATCCTTCTTGAAGCTGAGGCAATCCAGTAAGCTCCAGATGCCCCTACACTTTGTATTGAGGCGTATGTAGGTTTTGTAGAATTTAGCTTCTTTATCTTTGAGTAAAGGATCTGGCTTGAGGTTGCATCTCCGCCACCTGAATCTATGAAAAGCACAGCTCCTTTTATCCGCCTCTTTCTTGTAACGTAATCTATTATTGGTGATAACTCTCTGACTGTTCTCTGATTTATGGTTCCTGTGATATCAATTCTTGCTATATTCATGTATAGTAAAGTTAAATTGGTGTATATTTAGTTTCACAGATTTTTTTTAATGGAAAAATCAGATGGTTTTCCACTTTACGATTTTTCCGGAGTCTTTCCTGTCTATCCTTCCAAGGTTGTAGAGGTGTACAAGATGCGAAATTGCTTCGCCAACTGCGAAAGTGGTTTCCATAACGTTCATCGATTTCATGGATCTGTTGCTGCTCCATCGCATCTCGCCAGCGACTTGGTATGAGGATTTCCATCTATCAAGGCAGATTTCCTCAACCTCCTTAAGCCTTGAATAGTGGTGGGCCTTTATCTCGTCAATCCTCTTCCCAATGGCTCTGATTTCCTCGCGGTGTCCGGGAAAAATTATCCGTGGATTCATGCCCTTAATCTTCTCCAGACTATCCATGTAATGTCCAAGCATGTCCGATTCAAAAGTGTAACTGCTTATATTTGGTGTAATTTTTGATATTATGTGATCTCCTACAAACATGGCACTGCTGTCTCTAAGAAGAATCGATATCGAACCCATGGTGTGGCCCGGATTCTCTATCACAGATACGTTACTGTCTATATTCTCCTCCTTGAGCATCCTGTCTATTTTCAAGCTGGCATAAACATCGACTCTCCTCTGATCAGAGAACATTTCGCGTTCGTGTTCCACCACAGATTTAGGGACATCATTGTCCAAAAGAAATGAAAGAATACGCTCCCAGTATCCATTCGGATCGTCTTGCATTGACTGTATAGTAAGTGCATCCCTTTTACCCATAGCTATTGGTATTCCATACTGTTTGCTTATTGCCATGGCACCACCAACATGATCTATATGGAGGTGCGTTAGCACAAGCATCTTCAGATCGTCAAGTTTTATGCCCTCCTCATTGAGCGAGGCAACAGTGCGATTAGACATTCCTGAATCAATTAATATCTCAGAATCCTCTATTTTGTAGACATTTGCCGTTTTCAATGCCCTTATCTCTATGGGCACGACAATTTTCCTTATGTTCTTCATGATTATGCCTTCTCTGAACTCAAAGTATTGAAACTTTCAGCATAAGGATGTCAAATCCGTATTTGTCTTCATGCCCGGTTGGCTTCCAAATTGAAAAAACGGTACACTACGGATCAGTTTCCTGGGTATCTACTGAGGATATGCTTATCACTCTATCATCTTCACCAACATCGATTAGTTTAACACCGGATGTAACCCTGCTTTGGATCTTCACATCTTTAACAGGAATCCTTATGCTCTTTTGTTGTTGCGTCACTATGATGATGTTCTGGGATTCTTGAACAGGGATTGCTTTTATCAGCTTGCCCGTTCTCTCGCTCTCCTTGAAAACGAGCATACCTGAGGTTCCGCGGTGATGAAGGTTAAACGCATTTATTGGTGTACGCTTCCCGATGCCATACTCAGATATGGTCAGAACATCCTGATCCTCACTGCACATGAATCCCGAGATTATGTATTGATTCTTACCGAGTCTCATTGCTCTTACACCCCTTGAACTCCTCCCTGTTGGGCGTACTTCTGAAACATCGAAAGCCGAAGCCTTTCCTGCACTGGAAATTGTGAAGACTACATTTTCTTTGCCTATGTTCTCAACGGAAGCTACCTCATCATCTTCATTCAGTGTGATAATTCTCAATCCAGAGGATCTCATGTTCAAGAGCGACTTCATGAAAGTCTTTTTCACAAATCCACCCTTGGTTATGATCATTAAGTAATCATCCTCTTTTCCCGAGGCCTTCATGACCTGCTGTACACTCTCTCCTTCGCCTAGCTTGACATAATAGGAAGCGGTAACGCTTACAGAAGTCCTTGATTTCTTGTCGATTTCATATGCCTTTATTTTCAGGACTCGACCTGAGTTGGTAAAAAGGAAGAGGTCATCATGCGAGTTGCATGGAACTATGCTCTTAACGGTATCTTCTCTTACGGTAGATGTGATTATACCCTTCCCGCCTCTTTTCTGGGCGCGGTACTCGTTGAGCGATACTCTCTTGAGAAACCCGGTTTCGCTCAAAACGATGATGTCACTTTCATTTGGAATAAGATCCTCTATGGTCCTGCCTCCCGCCGAGCGAAACATGACATTCGTCCTGCGTTCGTCTCCAAACTTTGTTTTTAGAAACTGGATCTCCTCCTTGACAACTTGCCTTTTCTTCCCTTCATCAGCGAGAAGTATGTCCAGATCCTGAATCTTCTGTCTCACAGTGGCCAGCTCATCCTGAAGTTTCGAGGATTCGAGTGACGTGAGTCTTTGAAGTTTCATGTCCAGGATAGCGTTTGCCTGTACCTGGTCAATGTCCAGGAGGGATTGAAGAGCCAATCTTGCTTCCGCAGTATCCTTTGATTTCCTTATTGCATCTATTACCTGTTCGATCCTAGAAAGGGCCGAGGAGAGGCCAAGGAGAATGTGTTCCCTTTCTCTCAGCCGATTAAGGTCGTATTTTGATCGCTTTGTTATGATATTCAGCCGATGATCTATAAAATTCTGGATCATTTCCCTCAGATTCAGCGTTTTCGGTTCATTGTTAACCAACACAAGATTGTTTATGCTTATCGAAAGCTCGAGATCGGTATGCTCATAGAGCTGGTTCAGTATCAGCGGCCTCATATCGTTGTCTCTCACCTTAACAATTATGTGCATGCCATTTCTGTCGCTCTCATCCTTTATGTCTGTAATTCCTCTAATCACCTCGTTTTTAACGAGCTCAGCGATGCCCTGAATAAAGATGGATTTGTTTACTGTATACGGCAGGGATTTAATCTCTATCATCTTTTCTTTCGAAAGGTCCACCTCGCCCTGGCAAACAACCTTACCGCGCCCAGTGAGATAAGCGTCTATGAGACTCTGTGACTGGAACAACACACCTCCACCGGGAAAATCAGGGCCCTTTACAAATCTAAGGAGTTCCTCAACAGAACAATTTTGATTGTCAAGCTGGTAATCTATTGCGTCGCATACTTCATTAAGATTATGCGGGACCATGTTAGTCGCCATCCCCACTGCTATACCAGATGCACCATTCAGGAGAAGATTCGGAACTTTAGAAGGGAAGTACTCAGGCTCGCTCAGTGTTCCATCAAAATTCAGTCTTGATGGTACCGTGTCCTTTTCGATGTCGGCAAGCATTTCCTCTGAAATTGGTGAAAGTCTCGCCTCTGTATACCTCATCGCTGCCGGGGAGTCCCCGTCTATTGATCCAAAATTCCCCTGGCCATCTACCAGCGGATACCTCAAGGAGAAATCCTGTGCCATTCTGGCAAGAGCGTCATATATTGCAGCATCTCCATGAGGGTGGTACTTACCCATGGTTTCCCCAACGATTCTTGCGCATTTTTTGTATGGCTTGTCATGCGTTAGATTGAGCTCACTCATGGAATAAAGGATTCTTCTTTGAACGGGCTTCAAACCGTCCTTAATATCTGGTATGGCACGGTTTACTATAACACTCATAGCATATTCGAGGTATGATGTTTTTATTTCTTCTTCAACAGGTTTCTTTTCCATTTTTATCAGCTCACAGATCGATATTAGTCACGTACTTTGCATTCTCTTCTATGAATTTTCTCCTCGGTTCAACCTTATCTCCCATCAAAATAGAGAAAAGTCTGTCTGCAAGGGCACCATCTTCCACAGTAACCTCAACGAGTTTTCTTGTTTCAGGATTCATGGTCGTTTCCCACAGCTGTGTTGGATTCATCTCTCCAAGACCTTTGAATCTCTGTATTATGCAATTATCCCCAAATCTGCTTGTAACCTCATCTTTTTCTGATTCGGAATAAACATAGGCAACTTTGTCTCCTTTCTGCACTCTGAAAAGTGGAGGTTGTGCAAAAAAAACGTTTCCATTCAGGATCAACTCGCGTGCATACCTGTACAAGAATGTAAGAAGCAAGGTTCTGATATGTGCCCCGTCCACATCTGCATCTGTCATTATTATTATTTTCCCATACCTGAGCTTTTTTATATCGAGGTCTTCCTTTATTCCGGAACCGATGGCCGTTATGAGGTCCTTTATGATCTGGTTTTCGAGGATCTTTAAATCCGAGGACTTCTCAACGTTAAGTATCTTTCCTCTTAGAGGGAGTATAGCCTGGAAATCCCTGTTTCTGGCCTGTTTTGCCGAACCACCTGCTGAGTCTCCCTCAACAAGGTATAACTCGGTCTTAGAGGGATCGCTGGACGAGCAGTCTGCCAGTTTTCCTGGCAAGCCTCCACCTTCGAGTGCCGTTTTTCTTCTTACAAGATCACGCGCCTTTCTGGATGCCTCCCTTGCGGCTGCTGCTGCCAAGACCCTCTTTACGATTATGTCTGCCGTTCCTGGAAACTTCTCAAAGTAATAACTTACAAAATTGTCCACAACAGACTGCACAATACCGCGTGCTTCGCTATTGCCTAATTTTGATTTTGTTTGTCCCTCAAACTGTGGTTCTAAAATCTTTAAATGCAGAACGGCAACAAGACCCTCCCTTGTGTCATCGCCTGTTATGGATTCCACGCCCTTGACCATGTCCTTTTTCTTCGCGTACTCCTGTATGGCTCTTGAAAGTCCGGCCCGGAAGCCAGTGACATGTGTTCCACCTTCTATTGTGTTGATGTTATTTACAAAACTTTCCATGGTTTCTGATACACTTGTGTTATACTGGAGTGCGAACTCAACCACGTAATCATCTGTCTGTTCAAGGTGAGCAATAGGATCTTTGTGAACGAACGTATAACCTTCTCCAAGGTACTGCACAAATTCTGATAATCCACCACCAAAGTGAAGCGTAATTGAATCATTAGTCCGTCTGTCTTCAACGAGAAACGTGAGATTTGGATTCAGGAATGCAAGTTCTCTCAGGCGTTCAAGTATGACCGAGTAAGAGAACTCGACAGTCTCAAATATCTCAGGGTCCGGCTTGAACCAGATTATTGTTCCACTTTCCGGATAGCTAATATTCACGTCCCGCAGGTCATTGTTTAATTCTTTCTCAGATAAAGGAATCGAGACGAGGGACCCGGATGGTATTCCCTGTCCGAATTTCTCATAATAGAGTTTCCCATCTTTTTTCACTATAGCTGTAAGTTCCGAAGATAACGCGTTGACGACGTGGACACCAACGCCGTGAAGTCCCCCCGTAATCCTGTAAACCTTCTTGTCGAATTTCGCGCCACTATGTAGTTCTGTGAGAACGATCTCAAGGCCAGGCCTTCCGTATTTTGGGTGCGTATCTACAGGTATGCCTCTTCCGTTATCCTCTATACTTATAGTTCCATCTTTATATATTGTTACATAAATGGAATTTGCGAACCCCGCATTTCCTTCATCAACACTGTTATCCACGACCTCGTAGACGAGGTGATGTAGACCTCTTTGATCGGTTGATCCGATGTACATTCCGGGAACTTTTCTTACTGCCTTTAACCCTTCCAAAATCTGTATCTGGGACGAATCATAATTTTCCATTTCTCTAACCATTCAAAATTACCTTAACTTATCTAATTCCTTATGCAAGATTACATAAGAATTTTCTTATTATAATCGGAAAAAAATGTTTCTTACGGGTCAATTTTGAAAGAAAGTATCAAAATGGTGAATTCATCCTTTTGGCACAAAAATGCGTTAAACGTCATGTTATCGGTTTTCTAACGTAGATATCAAATTCATCCCCGTTTTCTCTAACGTCGGTAAGTGCAAGCTTGGTACCGCGCGCGAGACTCTCAAAGATCTCCCTTGAATATGGAAATCTATCCTTCATTACTAATATTTCTGCATCCTGCCCTGGTTCCAGTGATATTGATAGACCTTTCATAACGCTTTTGAGGTAATTGAAAGGATCGCCGCCGCAAGCAACATTTCTCTGGTCTTCAACAATCATAATTTCATAATGTCTTACAGAAATAAAGAGTTTGAGAATAGCGATTTTTTTGGGTGAAAATAATGAAATTTCCTAGGAATGTGTAAAGTAGGCAATTCCTGGTGAAATCACGTTAACATACCCATATCTTTCGAGCTGGCAAAAGCCAAAAAACGTTTTTCCATGGGGTTCCATAATCCCGATGTCTTTCGTGCCGTCAGGTTTCAGAACTTCAAACTGAACGCCATTTTCTGGTGACCATTGCAATATTTTGGCGTTCTTTATTGGATCGTTCCCAACATAAACCGCGTTTTCATTCTCTCTTTTCACGTTGCAGAGATCTTTGAGCCTAACGACGGAAGATTCATCAACAGTTTTCCAATCTGATGAGGGAACATAAACATCCGCATTTTGGGGGATGGTGTATTCTCTGGTTCCAAGAGATTTGTTGGATGGATGATTTGGTATCTTTGTAGTTATTTCCTTCGTATTGCTTATATGGAGTCTGAGTGGATTTGGCACAAAAAACAATCTTGGAGTCTCGTAATCCGCGATGTTCTTATTCATGGAATTAAATATTTCAATGGAAAACTCAGCATCTATCTCTCTCATACCTGATTCTATCCAGTACCTCCTGAATGTTTCCGGTTTGAATCCGCGCTTTCTAAACGTCATGATAGTTGCGAGTTTTATGTCATCCCATCCAGAGTAAAGGCCACTTTTTATCCCCTTTTTAATGATCGACGTCTTCAAAACAAACCCTGGGAACTTTACGAGCCCATAGTGATAGTATTCAGGAATTTTCCAGGAATTATAGTTGAATATGTACAGCTGCCTGTAGGTATTGTTGAGGTGGTCTTTTCCCCTTATCACATGCGTAAGGCCCAGTAGATGATCATCGATGGCAACTGAAAAGTTCATTGTAGGGTAGAAAATGAAATCCTTTCCCACTCGTGGGTGTGCTGTCTGAACAATCCTGAAAGCTATCCAGTCCCTGATAGCAGGATTCGGGTGGTTAAGATCGGTCTTAATGACAAGGACAGCCTCTCCCTTTTTGAACTTCCCAGATAGAATTTTATCAAAGAGTTCCAGGTTTTCGCTGGCACTTGTGTTCCTGTGAGGACACGCGATAGATTTCAGAAGTTTGGCCTTGAAATCACTCTGTTCGCATGTGCAGATGTAGGCATGGTCCTCGCTCAGGAGTCTTCTGGCTTCTGCGTAATACAGGTCAAACCTGTCTGACTGTATAACGATCTTATCGAAGTTTACGCCGAGCCACTCGAGGTCTTTTGGTATCTGATCATACGCAATGGGATCGATATTTTCCGGATTTGTGTCTTCTATTCTCAATATGAGCGAGCCACCGTAACGTTTTACGTACTCATCGTTTAGTATTGCCATTCTGGAATGGCCTATGTGAAGTGGTCCGGAAGGGGATGGAGCCATTCGCATGACCACCTTTCCTTGAACATTTTCAAGATCTGGAAGGCGATGCTCCTGTACCCTCTTTTCTTTTACAAGAAATTCCGGATAGCGATCCTGAATGATCGTCTTGATCTGATCAAATGAAAGGGAATTGATCTCCTTTACTATTTCCGAGACCTTTGAAGCGACACCTTTTGTATCTTTTCTAAGTTCGGGATTTTCAGCAAGTATTTTGCCAATCACGGCTCCTATTTCCGCCGTTCCATTATGCTGGTATGCGTTTTTTAAAGCGTGTTTCCTGATCTCATTATCTAGATCCATCTTGAATCACTGTTTATCTTGTTGAGCATAATCTCCTTAAGTTCTTCGATGCCTTCTCCGGTCAAACACGATATCTGAATATCTTCCTTCTTTTCCTGCTTTATGTCACATTTGCTCTGTGCTCGAATTATTGGGATCTTAAAATTACTCTTTATTTCGTTGTAAACATTTTCCTGTTCCTGGCTGCTGTATCCAGATGAACCAGAGTGATCAAACAGAAAGATGAGTATACCCTCCAGATCCTGAAGGCATAGTATGGATTTTCTCTCCATCTCATTTCTAGATTTCATTGGCCTGTCAAGAATTCCTGGTGTATCGATGATCTGAATCCCGCGATTCCCAATATTCATGTATCCTATAAACAGGCTCTGGGTTGTAAATGGGTAAGGGGCTATTATCGGAGAGCTTCCCGTAAGTTTAGAAAGAAGGGAAGTTTTTCCAACGTTTGGTAATCCTGCTACAATGAATGTCGGATAATCCATTTTGATGTCTGGTATTTCTTTAATTTTCGTTCTACATTCTGCAAGGAATGTGAGGTCCTTGTCTAGGTCCTTGACTATGGAGGCAAACCTTCCGTAGAATTCCTTAAGATCCTTGTTAAGTTCCTGTACCGTTTTCCTTTTCTTTGAACTCTTTATCTTAAGATTCGCAAGTTCAACGATCTTATCTGATGCCCACTGAACGTGACCGAGGCTGATCTTGTATTGGTCGAGGTCAATCATCAGTCCTATCATGCCTCTGTAGAATGGATAAAGGCTGTTCAAGCTGGGGAATTTGCTAATGAGCTTCCTGAAATATGCCGTGGAAACACTTTCCACGGTTGATATCTTGTCTATGACCTCACTCTTTATTTTTTTTATAAAATCAGGGAAATAAGGCTCCGAGATTTTAGAGGACTTCAGTAATGCTTTGTCGATTATT is a window from the Thermoplasmatales archaeon genome containing:
- a CDS encoding MBL fold metallo-hydrolase — encoded protein: MKNIRKIVVPIEIRALKTANVYKIEDSEILIDSGMSNRTVASLNEEGIKLDDLKMLVLTHLHIDHVGGAMAISKQYGIPIAMGKRDALTIQSMQDDPNGYWERILSFLLDNDVPKSVVEHEREMFSDQRRVDVYASLKIDRMLKEENIDSNVSVIENPGHTMGSISILLRDSSAMFVGDHIISKITPNISSYTFESDMLGHYMDSLEKIKGMNPRIIFPGHREEIRAIGKRIDEIKAHHYSRLKEVEEICLDRWKSSYQVAGEMRWSSNRSMKSMNVMETTFAVGEAISHLVHLYNLGRIDRKDSGKIVKWKTI
- the gyrA gene encoding DNA gyrase subunit A, with amino-acid sequence MEKKPVEEEIKTSYLEYAMSVIVNRAIPDIKDGLKPVQRRILYSMSELNLTHDKPYKKCARIVGETMGKYHPHGDAAIYDALARMAQDFSLRYPLVDGQGNFGSIDGDSPAAMRYTEARLSPISEEMLADIEKDTVPSRLNFDGTLSEPEYFPSKVPNLLLNGASGIAVGMATNMVPHNLNEVCDAIDYQLDNQNCSVEELLRFVKGPDFPGGGVLFQSQSLIDAYLTGRGKVVCQGEVDLSKEKMIEIKSLPYTVNKSIFIQGIAELVKNEVIRGITDIKDESDRNGMHIIVKVRDNDMRPLILNQLYEHTDLELSISINNLVLVNNEPKTLNLREMIQNFIDHRLNIITKRSKYDLNRLREREHILLGLSSALSRIEQVIDAIRKSKDTAEARLALQSLLDIDQVQANAILDMKLQRLTSLESSKLQDELATVRQKIQDLDILLADEGKKRQVVKEEIQFLKTKFGDERRTNVMFRSAGGRTIEDLIPNESDIIVLSETGFLKRVSLNEYRAQKRGGKGIITSTVREDTVKSIVPCNSHDDLFLFTNSGRVLKIKAYEIDKKSRTSVSVTASYYVKLGEGESVQQVMKASGKEDDYLMIITKGGFVKKTFMKSLLNMRSSGLRIITLNEDDEVASVENIGKENVVFTISSAGKASAFDVSEVRPTGRSSRGVRAMRLGKNQYIISGFMCSEDQDVLTISEYGIGKRTPINAFNLHHRGTSGMLVFKESERTGKLIKAIPVQESQNIIIVTQQQKSIRIPVKDVKIQSRVTSGVKLIDVGEDDRVISISSVDTQETDP
- a CDS encoding type IIA DNA topoisomerase subunit B, which produces MVREMENYDSSQIQILEGLKAVRKVPGMYIGSTDQRGLHHLVYEVVDNSVDEGNAGFANSIYVTIYKDGTISIEDNGRGIPVDTHPKYGRPGLEIVLTELHSGAKFDKKVYRITGGLHGVGVHVVNALSSELTAIVKKDGKLYYEKFGQGIPSGSLVSIPLSEKELNNDLRDVNISYPESGTIIWFKPDPEIFETVEFSYSVILERLRELAFLNPNLTFLVEDRRTNDSITLHFGGGLSEFVQYLGEGYTFVHKDPIAHLEQTDDYVVEFALQYNTSVSETMESFVNNINTIEGGTHVTGFRAGLSRAIQEYAKKKDMVKGVESITGDDTREGLVAVLHLKILEPQFEGQTKSKLGNSEARGIVQSVVDNFVSYYFEKFPGTADIIVKRVLAAAAAREASRKARDLVRRKTALEGGGLPGKLADCSSSDPSKTELYLVEGDSAGGSAKQARNRDFQAILPLRGKILNVEKSSDLKILENQIIKDLITAIGSGIKEDLDIKKLRYGKIIIMTDADVDGAHIRTLLLTFLYRYARELILNGNVFFAQPPLFRVQKGDKVAYVYSESEKDEVTSRFGDNCIIQRFKGLGEMNPTQLWETTMNPETRKLVEVTVEDGALADRLFSILMGDKVEPRRKFIEENAKYVTNIDL